A window of Argopecten irradians isolate NY chromosome 1, Ai_NY, whole genome shotgun sequence contains these coding sequences:
- the LOC138310659 gene encoding platelet endothelial aggregation receptor 1-like: MAKFLLQLDISCVIPCILTDTTCYGNCPDHSWCDIEIKRCRCNPGYVGDPYGSPGYSESCCNQCKENTFCKDHKCYCNPRFIGDPYAGCKDFDMFNVSFHVEKTSKPCDVPCDGKCKTNAYRRSSDNKCYCKSGYVGNPYVECKNSESCCNQCKENTFCKDHKCYCNPRFIGDPYAGCKDFDMFNVSFHVEKTSKSGFVGNPYVGCRVPCDGKCKTNAYCRSSDKCYCKPGFVGNPYVGCKIPCDGKCKTNAYCRSSDNKCYCKSGFVGNPYQGCRVPCDGKCKTNVYCRSSDNKCYCKSGFVGNPYVGCKIPCDGKCKTNAYCRSSDNKCYCKSGFVGNPYQGCRVPCDGKCRTNAYCRSSDNKCYCKSGFVGNPYVGCKVPCWGKCKANSYCRSSDNKCYCKSGFVGNPYVGCRVPCLGRCKANSYCRISDNKCYCKTGYSGNPYLGCVRKGM, from the exons ATGGCCAAATTTTTATTACAACTGGACATTAGCTGTGTTATACCATGTATTCTAACAGACACCACCTGCTATGGTAATTGTCCGGACCATTCCTGGTGTGACATTGAGATCAAGAGGTGTAGATGTAATCCTGGTTACGTCGGCGATCCCTATGGTTCTCCTGGCT ATTCCGAGTCTTGCTGTAATCAATGTAAGGAAAATACGTTCTGTAAAGATCACAAGTGTTACTGCAATCCTCGATTTATTGGCGATCCGTATGCTGGATGTAAAG ATTTTGACATGTTTAACGTAAGCTTCCATGTGGAGAAAACCTCGA agCCATGTGATG TTCCCTGTGATGGTAAATGTAAGACGAATGCCTACCGTCGGTCCTCAGACAACAAGTGTTATTGTAAATCTGGCTATGTAGGGAACCCGTATGTAGAATGTAAAA ATTCCGAGTCTTGCTGTAATCAATGTAAGGAAAATACGTTCTGTAAAGATCACAAGTGTTACTGCAATCCTCGATTTATTGGCGATCCGTATGCTGGATGTAAAG ATTTTGACATGTTTAACGTAAGCTTCCATGTGGAGAAAACCTCGA AATCTGGATTCGTGGGGAACCCGTATGTAGGATGTAGAG TTCCGTGTGATGGTAAATGTAAGACGAATGCCTATTGTCGATCTTCGGACAAGTGTTATTGTAAACCCGGCTTTGTAGGGAACCCATATGTAGGATGTAAAA TTCCCTGTGATGGTAAATGTAAGACGAATGCCTACTGCCGTTCCTCAGACAACAAATGCTATTGTAAATCTGGCTTCGTCGGGAACCCGTACCAGGGATGTAGAG TTCCCTGTGATGGTAAATGTAAGACGAATGTCTACTGCCGTTCCTCAGACAACAAATGTTATTGTAAATCTGGCTTCGTAGGGAACCCATATGTAGGATGTAAAA TTCCCTGTGATGGTAAATGTAAGACGAATGCCTACTGTCGATCCTCAGACAACAAATGTTATTGTAAATCTGGCTTCGTAGGGAACCCGTACCAGGGATGTAGAG TTCCCTGTGATGGTAAATGTAGGACGAATGCCTACTGTCGGTCCTCAGACAACAAATGTTATTGTAAATCTGGCTTCGTAGGGAACCCGTATGTAGGATGTAAAG tTCCATGTTGGGGTAAATGTAAAGCCAACTCTTATTGTCGGTCCTCAGACAACAAGTGTTATTGTAAATCTGGCTTCGTAGGGAACCCGTATGTAGGATGTAGAG TGCCATGTCTTGGTAGATGTAAGGCCAATTCCTACTGTAGGATATCAGACAATAAGTGCTATTGTAAAACCGGCTACTCAGGAAATCCCTATTTAGGTTGTGTCCGTAAAGGTATGTAA